The nucleotide window CGCCTTGCGGAACCAGCCGGCAGCCGTCAACAGGTCGCGGCGACGACACTCCAGTTCCCCCAGCACCGCGTACAGCAGGTAGTAGCCCTCCAGTTTGTCGCGGTCTGGAATGGCCGCGACGGCATCCAATCCGGCGCGCGGACCCGCCACGCAGGCCACGACGATGGCGCGGTTCAGCGCCACCACCGGCGAAGCGTCGAACTCCATCAACTGGTCGTACAGTTCAAGGATCCGGCGCCAGTCCGTCTGCCCGTCGCTGGGCGCGACGGTGTGACAGGCGGCGATCCCGGCCTGGAGGTGGTAGGTGGACACCGTGTCGCCGGCGGCCGAACGGGCGAGGTGAAAAATCCCCCGGGCGATGGCCGTACGATCCCAGCGGGAACGGTCCTGCTCCCTCAGGCGAAGCAGATGCCCCGCATCGTCCACCCGGGCGGGAAGGCGGGCCGCGTTCAACAGCATCACGGCCAGCAGCGCGTGGGTCCTGGGCTGGTCGCCTGCGGGATGATCCGCCAGCAGCGACGTCAGACGGATCGCCTCGCGGCAGATGTCCTCCCGGACCAACCGGTCGCCCACCGACGCCTTGTAGCCCTCGTTGAAGAGCAGGTAGAGCGTGCGCAGCACGCCATCGAGACGGGGTGCAAGCGCCCCGCCTTCCGGGATCTCGAACGGGATGGCGGCGTCGCGGATGGACTGCCGGGCGCGCGTGAGGCGCTTGGTGATCGCGGCTTCGGTCGAGAGAAAGGCGCGGCTGATCTCCGTCACGCCGAATCCGCACAGGGTCTTCAGTGCCAGCGCGGCCTGGGCCTTGGCCGGCACCTCGGGATGGCAGCAGACGAACATCATCCGCAGGCAGTCGTCGGTGATCCCCGCCTCGAAGGCGTCCGATGCGTCGGGCGCGTCGGGTGCGGACGCGGAGCGGTCGAAGACGCGGACGATCTCCGCCTCCTTTTCGCGGAAGCGCCGCTCGCGCCGGACGACGTCCAACGCCCGATTCCGCGCGGCGCGGAGGATCCAGGCGGAAGGGTCTTTCGGAATGCCCTGAAACGGCCACGTCTGGAGTGCGCGGGCCAGGGCGTCCTGAACGACATCTTCGACGAGCGTGAGATTGCCGACGCCAAAGACGTGCGTAAGGATGGCCACCATCCTGGCCGATTCATGACGGAAGAGGTGCTCCACCGTGCCCGGGACTTCGGAGGAGGACGAATGCACGCCGGTGATGGAATGAACTGGCGGCGAGGGGCGAAAAGCCGCCCCGCCGCGCTCCCGTGGGATCAGGTCGCGACGACGGACTGGAATCCGCCGTAGGCCATGCGCTTGCAGTCGAAGGGCGCGCCCTCCGCGTCGCACATCATCTTCAAACGCTCGTCGGCCATGACCCTCGCGTTCACCGCGTCGCGCTGTGCCCGGGACTTGTAGGTGATCCAGGAAAAGAAGACCGTCTCATCCTCTCTGGCCTTTGCCAGCTTGGGGAAGGGGATGCCGAACTTCACGTCGGAGTCTTCCGCGACGCATTCGCGCACTTCGAGCGCGCCGTGCTCGAGGTAGATCCTGGCCACCTTCCGTGCCAGGGCGGTGTACGTGGTCACCTTGTTCCTGGGCACGGGGATGACGAATCCGTCCACATAGAGCTTGGGCATGGGGGTGTGTGTGGTTGCTGGTGTGTTGTGGTGGCCGAAAGGGAGGAATGGCTCAAACGGCCAGCGGTGCATGCCGGGCTTCGACGCCCGCGTCCTGGGCCACGCCGCAGATGCCGGCAACCGGCCGGACCTCAACGATGGCGCCATGGGGCAGTCCGGGGCACTGCTGAGCGATGGCGACGGCTTCCACCTCGGTTTTCACCGTCAGGAGGAAGTAGCCGCCGATGGCCTCCTTGGCCTCGGCAAACGGGCCGTCCGCGACCATGCGGCCGCCGGCACCGGTGATGACCTTGCCCCCGTTTTCCAGCGGACTGCCGCCGGCGACCCTGCCCTCGCGGCGGAGGCGCTCGAACCACGCCATCCAGTCGCCAACGACCTGCTGCATTTGTCCGGGTGACAGGCCCTTGTGCCAGTCGGTGCCGCGGAAGATGAGGAGATAACCGTTCTCGGAGGTGTTGCTCATGGGAGAATTCCTTGCGGTGAGGTGTCGGGAAACCGTCCCGGTTCACGGGCAGGCTTCGGGCAGCACGATGACCATCCACATCAGGCCGAAGCGGTCCGTGACCATGCCGAACGAGGGCGAATAAAAGGTCTTGCCCAGTGGCATGACCACCTGGCCTCCGTCGGACAACGCGGCGAAGGCGCGTTCGCTCGCGGGAATGTCCGCCACGGTCAGCGTCAGGGCGAAACCGCTGAAGTCCGGCTTCCCCGAGCATTGGCCGTCCGAAGCCATCAGGACAGTCTCGCCGATGCGGAAGGCCGCATGCATCACCTTGTCGGGCGGCAGTGCCGGCATGGTGCCGCAACCGGTCGGCTCGGGGCTTTCCTTGTAGCGCATGAGGGCCGTGATCGCGGCGCCGAGCTTGTCCTTGTAGAAGTGGAGCGCGGCTTCGCAGGAGCCCTCGAAGAAGAGGTACGGTTGGACGGAGGGTGAGGATTTGGACGCATTCATGGAATTGTGCTGGTCGAGAGGTTGTCTCTCGCTGCCAGGACGAACGGGCCGGGTGGTTCAGGACAATCGGGACGAACTTTTTTGCGGAGTGCAGGCGATGGCCTCCGTCGGACTCAGTACTGGTGCGTGGACTCCATCTCGATGATGGGGCGCGTGAACTGGTCCGAGACGAGCTCGGTACGGAACCGGGCGTCGGCGCGCTGCAGCGCCCGGACGACCACCTGCCACTCGACGGTCGTCTTGGCGGGCAACACCTCGAGGGGCTCGAACTGGAGCCTCCGGTTTTGAACGTCTGCGCGGGTGGGGCCGTAGCAGGACACGTAGGCCTGGGCGGGCGGCAGCAGGCAGGTCAGACGGATCTGTGTGACATCGGAGGACCCCTGGTTGGTGGCCGTGATCACGTAGGTGACCTCCTCGCCCACCTGGATGGGATCGGCGAGGTCCACCACCTCCAGAAGGAACCCCGGCACTCCCTGGATTTCGCTGGAGCAGGTGGCGGTCACGGCCGCCGCACATTTCCCGTTTGCGGTGGCGCCGAAGGTGAAGACCCCCGTCACCGTCCGTGGCGCCAGCGTGGCGCAGACGCTCCGGCTCTCGCCAGGGTCGAGGGCTGCCAGTTGCCAGGTGATCTCGCGACCTGCGGCGACGCCACCGTCCGAGGCGAAATCGAGCACGGCCTCCTCGGGCAGCTGCAGGGACACCGTGGGTGCGATTTCCGTGGCGTCTCCAGTGTTCCGGACCGTGAGGCACAATTCGATCGGACGCCCGATCGGCACCTGGCGCGGCGCGTTGCATTCGAGGCTGAGGACCGGCGCGAGCACCCGGGTGGTGCTGGTTGCCCGCCCCGTGGCCCCCTCGGCAGTGGTGACCGTGGCCACGTTCTCGAACGTCCCCGGCACGCTCGCAAACATGGAGAACTTCAGCTCACGTCCCTCCCCGGGCCGCAGGGATCCGGCGTCCATGGCCACAAGCGTCCGTCCGTCCCGGAGGCGGAATCCCGGCGGCAGCGTGTCCTCGATGCGTACGCCCGAGACTGGCACGCCACCGGTGTTGCGCACCGTCACGCGGACTTCGACGGGGAGACAGAGATCCACGGCCTCCGGGGCAAATTTCTGCACCTCGATCCGAGGCGGCTCCGGGCCCAGGTCTTCCACAAAGAAATTGGAGCACGCCTTGGGGGTGATGCAGCGGTAGCGGCGCCCGCGGGAGTTGAAGGAGAATTCGAAGGCTTCCGCCGGCGCGTCCCCGGCCCAGAGCACCTCCTGGAGTGCAATCGGACGTCCGTTCTCCCGTGCGGACATGAAGGGCATGATGGCGCCAACGGGTATTTCGATCCCGGTGATTTCGGCCGTGGCGGCTGCGCGAAGGAGATCCTCGGGATACCCGGGCCAGTTCACCTGGTGGAGGATGATCGCGAAGTCCGCGCGCAGCTTCGGATCGCGAAACCGTTCCCTCAGCTCCTCCGGTGTCGTCACCGGGGGCGCAAAGCGCGTGTCCGGATGCCCAAGCCGGGTCGCCCGGTGCAGTTGGGCATGAACGACGCCGGACAGGCACAGCAGCAACCCGGTGACCAGCGCCGCACGGATGCGCATCGTGACATTCACACCGGGTAATTTGTTCGGACCCAGGCCGAAGAACCAGCCAATAGTGAGGAAGGCGCCGGCCGGACGCAGGGGTTCCGCGATAGTCCGCGGACTGCGGGTTTGACCCCGTGGTCGGCGCTGCCGGAGTCTCCCGCATGGCCAAACGAAACCCGGTGCCCGAGGTGGCGGTGCCGCCGATCCATGACTGGCGGACGACGGACGAGGATGAGATCCGCCGCCGGCAATGGCGGGCCGGCAACGAGTCCTTTGCGATCCGCAACCGCGACCGGCGGCATCCGGTCTTCTCGAACTTTGAAGTGCGCTCCGGCAGCGGGATGACCTATTCGGTCGAGATCCGCGACGTGGCGACGCCGCAGTGCCATTGCGAATGCGTGGATTTCAGGATCAACGGCCTCGGCACCTGCAAGCACGTGGAGGCCGTCCTGGCGTGGCTCCGGGCGAAGCCGGCTTCCGGATGGCGGAAAGCGGCCCGGGACGGTTCGCCCCGGCTGGATGTCGTGGTGGCGCCGGACGGGGAGTCGGTGGTGTTGCGGGTGGGGTCGCCAGGTCCGCTGCCGCGGGCGCTCGCCCGATGGTTCGACGGTGAGGGGCGGTTGCAGTCGGATTCGGTGGAGTCCGCCCTGGAGGCGCTCCGCGACCTGGCGGCGGGTCCGCTGCCGGCGCTTCGGATCTCCCAGGAAGTCACACCGTGGCTGGAGGCACGCCGCCGCGCCGCGGAACGCCACGAGTTGCGCCACGAGTACGAGCAGCATGTGCAGCGCGGGACCTGGCCCGCGCAGGAAACCCGGGTGCCGTTGTATCCCTACCAGCGTGAAGGAATGCTGCACCTCGCCTTCACCGAGCGCGCCCTGCTGGCCGACGAGATGGGCCTCGGCAAGACCATCCAGGCGATCGCCGCCTGCGCCCTGGTGCACCGGCTCGGCCGTGCGCGTCGCGCCCTGGTGGTCACGCCGGCGTCGCTCAAGACGGAGTGGGAGGAGCAGATCCAGAGATTTACGGACCTTTCCTGCCAGCTGGTCTTCGGGTCCAGGCTGCAGCGGCTGCGCGCGTACGAGCGCGCCGCCGAGCCAACCGGCGCGCCGTTCTTCACGGTGGTCAACTACGAGCAGATGCTCGCCGACTCGCTCGACGTGAACGAGCGGTTGCGTCCGGACATCGTCGTGCTGGACGAGGCGCAACGGATCAAGAACTGGAGCACCCGGACCACCCAGGCGATCAAACGGCTGCGCAGCCGCTACGCCTTCGTGCTCACGGGAACGCCGATCGAAAACCGGATTGATGAGCTTTACTCGCTGGTGGATTTCCTCGATCCGGCAGTGCTGGGCCCGCTGTTCCGGTTCAACCGCGAATACTACGCGCTGGATGACCGGGGGCGTCCGGAGAGCTACCGGAATCTGCGCCAACTCCAGGAACGGATCCGTCCCTTGCTGCTCCGCCGGCGCAAGGCGGATGTCGAGACCGAGCTGCCGGACCGGACGGACCGCAACTACTTCGTCACCCTGACCCCGCGGCAGCAGGAGCAGTACGACGATTTTGAGGCCATCGTGGGCAGGCTGGCCCTGATTGCGAAGCGGCGTCCACTGACCCAGCAGGAGCAGGACAAGCTGCTGCGCACCCTGGGCATGATGCGGATGACCTGTGACACCAACTACATCCTCCAGCCGGAGGACCGGTCGTGCGCCAAGGAGTCCGAGTTGGAAAAGATCCTCGAGGAGTGCCGGGACAATCCGGGGGTCAAGGTGATCGTCTTCAGTGAGTGGGAACGGATGCTGGAACTGGTGCGGGAGGTCTGCCGCCGCGTCGGACTCGGGTTTGCCTGGCACACGGGCTCGGTGCCCCAGCGGCGGCGACGTGCGGAGATCAACGCGTTCAAGGCGGACCCGGACTGCCGCGTGTTCCTGAGCACCGACAGCGGCAGCACCGGGCTCAACCTTCAGAATGCCAGCGTCGTCATCAACTGCGACCTGCCCTGGAATCCGGCGAAGCTGGAGCAGCGCATCGCGCGGGCCTGGCGGAAGCACCAGACCCAGCGCGTCACGGTCATCAACCTGGTCGCGCGGGGGACGCTGGAGGAGCGCATGCTCGAGACCCTGGCACACAAGCAGGCACTGGCGGATGGCGTCCTGGACCGGCAGGGGGATCTCGATGCGATCCCCATGAAGCGGGGCGGTCAGGCGTTCCTGGAGCGGCTCGAACAACTGGGCCTCGGCCGGACCGGTGCGACCCCCGCGGCGGCTGCGGCGTCCGTTCCGGCCGATCGCGCGCTGGGGTTCGCCCAGGCGGCGGCCGCCGGATTGCGGGGGGCGCTGGTCGGCTGCGAGGAGCGGTATCCCAGGGATGGGGACCACTCGGTGCTGTATGTCGTCGTGGACGGCGACGCCGTCCGGTGGCGTCCCCGTCTGGAGGCGATGCATGGGCAATATTTCAGGGATTCGGACCCGCTTGCGCCGGTCCGGCTGGAGGTCGTGGACCGGGCGACTCACGAGGCTCTGGAGCGTTTGGTCGCTGCCGGGCTGATTTCCCGGACGACGCGCGCCGCGCGCGTGCTGACCTCGGCATCCGATCCCGCCGGCCCCACGCCGCTGTCCGATGCGGAGCGGCGGCGCCTGGAGCAACACCAGGCCCAGGCGGCGCGGCAGCTTCAGCTCGCGAAGGTTTTGGTGGGCGGCGGTTTTGAGGACGAGGCGCGGACCGCGCTGCGCCAGTCGGTGCTGTGGCGATCGCGGGCCCTGGCGGTGGCGCGGCGCCTCCCGGAGCCCGACGGGCTGGAGGCCTGCCTGATCGCCCCGATCTCCCCGGCCTGGGGTGACCGGCAGGCGTTGATCCGGCAATTGGCCGCGGAGGGTCCGCTCCCGTGGCCCGCGGTGGTGACGGGCCTGGAACAGGCGGCGCTGGAATTGCCGGAGGTCGCGTAGACCGGAGGAACGCTCTTGGGACCGCCGCCGGATTCTACGCAGCCGGTTGTGCGGTGGCTGCCAACGCCTCCTCCACCTCCACGATCTCCTTGATCTGCGTCAGGAACCACCGGTCAATCCGGGTCAATTGGAAGATGTCCTCGACGCTGAATCCGGCCCGGAAGGCGTGGCGGATGAAGAAGACCCGTTCGGCGTTTGGCACGCTCAGCTTGCGTGCGATGACGTCCCGTGGCAGGACATCGCGGTCGCCGTACACTTCGGCGCCAATCCGCCAGGGTTTGCCGTCGCCCCCAAGGCCGCTGCGGCCGATCTCGAGGGAGCGCAGGCATTTTTGCAGGGATTCCTTGAAGGTGCGTCCGATGGCCATGGCCTCCCCGACGCTCTTCATCTGGGTGGTCAGGGTCGGGTCCGCCTGCGGGAACTTCTCGAAGGCAAACCGGGGGATCTTGGTCACCACGTAGTCAATCGTCGGCTCAAAGCTCGCCGGCGTTTCCCGCGTGATGTCATTGCGGATCTCATCGAGCAGATACCCCACCGCCAGCTTCGCGGCGATCTTGGCGATCGGGAACCCGGTCGCCTTGGAGGCCAGGGCCGAGCTGCGGCTCACCCGCGGATTCATCTCGATGATCACCATGCGGCCGGTGTCGGGACACACCCCGAACTGGATGTTGGATCCGCCCGTCTCGACCCCCACGGCCCGGATCACGGCGAAGCTCTGGTCGCGCATGATCTGGTACTCCCGGT belongs to Verrucomicrobiia bacterium and includes:
- a CDS encoding sigma factor, ECF subfamily protein, which translates into the protein MVAILTHVFGVGNLTLVEDVVQDALARALQTWPFQGIPKDPSAWILRAARNRALDVVRRERRFREKEAEIVRVFDRSASAPDAPDASDAFEAGITDDCLRMMFVCCHPEVPAKAQAALALKTLCGFGVTEISRAFLSTEAAITKRLTRARQSIRDAAIPFEIPEGGALAPRLDGVLRTLYLLFNEGYKASVGDRLVREDICREAIRLTSLLADHPAGDQPRTHALLAVMLLNAARLPARVDDAGHLLRLREQDRSRWDRTAIARGIFHLARSAAGDTVSTYHLQAGIAACHTVAPSDGQTDWRRILELYDQLMEFDASPVVALNRAIVVACVAGPRAGLDAVAAIPDRDKLEGYYLLYAVLGELECRRRDLLTAAGWFRKASQLAEVKSEREFLQRRFEECAAALA
- a CDS encoding VOC family protein, with amino-acid sequence MNASKSSPSVQPYLFFEGSCEAALHFYKDKLGAAITALMRYKESPEPTGCGTMPALPPDKVMHAAFRIGETVLMASDGQCSGKPDFSGFALTLTVADIPASERAFAALSDGGQVVMPLGKTFYSPSFGMVTDRFGLMWMVIVLPEACP
- a CDS encoding DUF1428 domain-containing protein; the encoded protein is MPKLYVDGFVIPVPRNKVTTYTALARKVARIYLEHGALEVRECVAEDSDVKFGIPFPKLAKAREDETVFFSWITYKSRAQRDAVNARVMADERLKMMCDAEGAPFDCKRMAYGGFQSVVAT
- a CDS encoding DUF11 domain-containing protein; protein product: MRIRAALVTGLLLCLSGVVHAQLHRATRLGHPDTRFAPPVTTPEELRERFRDPKLRADFAIILHQVNWPGYPEDLLRAAATAEITGIEIPVGAIMPFMSARENGRPIALQEVLWAGDAPAEAFEFSFNSRGRRYRCITPKACSNFFVEDLGPEPPRIEVQKFAPEAVDLCLPVEVRVTVRNTGGVPVSGVRIEDTLPPGFRLRDGRTLVAMDAGSLRPGEGRELKFSMFASVPGTFENVATVTTAEGATGRATSTTRVLAPVLSLECNAPRQVPIGRPIELCLTVRNTGDATEIAPTVSLQLPEEAVLDFASDGGVAAGREITWQLAALDPGESRSVCATLAPRTVTGVFTFGATANGKCAAAVTATCSSEIQGVPGFLLEVVDLADPIQVGEEVTYVITATNQGSSDVTQIRLTCLLPPAQAYVSCYGPTRADVQNRRLQFEPLEVLPAKTTVEWQVVVRALQRADARFRTELVSDQFTRPIIEMESTHQY
- a CDS encoding DEAD/DEAH box helicase, giving the protein MAKRNPVPEVAVPPIHDWRTTDEDEIRRRQWRAGNESFAIRNRDRRHPVFSNFEVRSGSGMTYSVEIRDVATPQCHCECVDFRINGLGTCKHVEAVLAWLRAKPASGWRKAARDGSPRLDVVVAPDGESVVLRVGSPGPLPRALARWFDGEGRLQSDSVESALEALRDLAAGPLPALRISQEVTPWLEARRRAAERHELRHEYEQHVQRGTWPAQETRVPLYPYQREGMLHLAFTERALLADEMGLGKTIQAIAACALVHRLGRARRALVVTPASLKTEWEEQIQRFTDLSCQLVFGSRLQRLRAYERAAEPTGAPFFTVVNYEQMLADSLDVNERLRPDIVVLDEAQRIKNWSTRTTQAIKRLRSRYAFVLTGTPIENRIDELYSLVDFLDPAVLGPLFRFNREYYALDDRGRPESYRNLRQLQERIRPLLLRRRKADVETELPDRTDRNYFVTLTPRQQEQYDDFEAIVGRLALIAKRRPLTQQEQDKLLRTLGMMRMTCDTNYILQPEDRSCAKESELEKILEECRDNPGVKVIVFSEWERMLELVREVCRRVGLGFAWHTGSVPQRRRRAEINAFKADPDCRVFLSTDSGSTGLNLQNASVVINCDLPWNPAKLEQRIARAWRKHQTQRVTVINLVARGTLEERMLETLAHKQALADGVLDRQGDLDAIPMKRGGQAFLERLEQLGLGRTGATPAAAAASVPADRALGFAQAAAAGLRGALVGCEERYPRDGDHSVLYVVVDGDAVRWRPRLEAMHGQYFRDSDPLAPVRLEVVDRATHEALERLVAAGLISRTTRAARVLTSASDPAGPTPLSDAERRRLEQHQAQAARQLQLAKVLVGGGFEDEARTALRQSVLWRSRALAVARRLPEPDGLEACLIAPISPAWGDRQALIRQLAAEGPLPWPAVVTGLEQAALELPEVA